In Aspergillus oryzae RIB40 DNA, chromosome 6, one genomic interval encodes:
- a CDS encoding CocE/NonD family hydrolase (predicted acyl esterases) — protein MKEFKDVQVIYKPLSQPKIGLGYQGFNPRTEILPKGWSNEGKRPLTCDILVEHDVGYKVRDGVTLYADVLRPPTGRVPAIVCWSPFGKKFNGSDALNLMAPYNLGLRDDALSGLEKFEAPDPAFWVEKGYAIVNVDNRGSFDSEGSCAVLGTQEGEDGHDVIECIAQEPWCTGNIGMAGNSHLAQSQWFIAAQQPPSLKAIAPWEGCADMYRETFVRGGIYCGDLFDELISKYVIHGREIEGIRAMFDKYPLANDYWNDKRAEIEKIDIPTYITGTWSNTMHGMGAIRGWLKVKTSNKWLRFHPYQEWYDLWGCPESTQELLQFFDRYLKGLDNNWESTPRVRMALLKFGQTPSIGGIVEQDFPIPNAEYKKAYLESNERLALNKPINSLILSYDATSQAGFLKFRYTFDKTTRIMGMPKAVLYMSCQEHDDMDVFVILRKVSSTGEPMLCLNVPWEGLPVKSFHEIPEKLRTEVILYKGPTGILRASQRAIDHDKSMHPNWPFHPHDREERIPPGQIIKLEIGIWATGIEFQAGESIQFEIAGHFRGVSNFGRPEHVKNKGRHIVHIGGGHDSHVLLPFC, from the coding sequence ATGAAGGAGTTCAAAGACGTTCAAGTCATCTACAAACCCTTGAGCCAGCCCAAAATAGGGTTGGGTTACCAAGGATTCAATCCGCGTACCGAAATCTTGCCCAAGGGGTGGTCAAACGAGGGAAAGCGACCCTTGACGTGTGATATCCTCGTTGAACATGACGTCGGGTACAAGGTGCGCGATGGAGTCACCCTGTATGCGGACGTTCTTCGTCCTCCCACCGGCCGGGTCCCGGCTATTGTTTGCTGGAGTCCCTTCGGAAAGAAGTTCAACGGCTCCGACGCGTTGAATCTGATGGCTCCGTACAATTTGGGCCTCCGCGATGACGCGCTCAGTGGTTTGGAGAAATTCGAGGCGCCGGATCCCGCCTTTTGGGTGGAAAAGGGATACGCGATTGTCAATGTGGATAATAGGGGCAGCTTTGACTCGGAGGGTTCGTGTGCGGTGCTAGGAACgcaggaaggagaagatggtcatgatgtgattgaaTGTATCGCCCAAGAGCCGTGGTGCACTGGAAACATTGGGATGGCCGGCAATTCCCACCTTGCACAAAGCCAATGGTTTATTGCCGCCCAGCAGCCACCATCACTGAAAGCTATTGCGCCTTGGGAAGGCTGCGCAGATATGTACCGCGAGACCTTTGTTCGTGGCGGTATCTACTGTGGCGATCTCTTCGATGAACTCATTTCGAAATATGTCATACACGGACGCGAGATCGAGGGCATCCGGGCCATGTTCGACAAATACCCGCTCGCGAATGACTACTGGAACGATAAGCGCGCTGAGATCGAAAAGATTGATATCCCGACATACATCACCGGCACGTGGTCCAATACTATGCATGGCATGGGAGCCATTCGAGGATGGCTCAAGGTGAAGACGTCCAACAAGTGGCTCCGATTCCATCCCTACCAGGAATGGTATGACCTGTGGGGGTGTCCGGAGTCCACCCAGGAGCTACTCCAGTTCTTCGACCGGTACCTCAAGGGGCTTGACAACAACTGGGAGAGCACACCCCGCGTGCGCATGGCGTTGTTGAAATTCGGCCAAACGCCATCGATAGGCGGCATCGTGGAGCAGGACTTTCCCATTCCGAATGCTGAATACAAGAAGGCGTACCTCGAATCCAATGAAAGGTTGGCCCTCAACAAGCCCATAAACAGCCTCATCTTGTCGTACGATGCAACATCCCAAGCCGGCTTCTTGAAATTCAGGTACACGTTTGATAAAACGACGCGAATCATGGGCATGCCAAAGGCAGTCCTGTACATGTCATGTCAGGAACATGATGATATGGATGTTTTTGTTATCCTTCGCAAGGTATCGTCCACAGGCGAGCCTATGTTGTGCTTAAACGTGCCGTGGGAAGGTCTGCCAGTCAAGTCATTCCACGAAATACCTGAGAAGCTGCGGACAGAAGTTATTCTCTATAAAGGACCGACGGGTATACTCCGGGCGTCGCAACGCGCAATTGACCACGACAAGTCAATGCACCCTAACTGGCCTTTCCACCCACATGACCGAGAGGAGCGCATTCCACCCGGACAAATCATCAAGCTTGAGATTGGCATTTGGGCAACAGGTATCGAGTTCCAGGCTGGAGAAAGTATACAGTTTGAAATTGCGGGGCACTTTCGAGGTGTCTCCAACTTTGGGAGACCAGAGCATGTCAAGAACAAAGGCCGGCATATTGTTCATATCGGAGGGGGACACGATAGCCATGTACTTTTGCCCTTCTGCTAG
- a CDS encoding Gfo/Idh/MocA family protein (predicted dehydrogenases and related proteins), with amino-acid sequence MSIGVALLGAGIFAKKEHLPAIESCPSLSLKAVYSRSQTSAESFAAAAGEDIEAYFESPSVQSKSLDDLLQRQDIVAVIIAVAITAAPDLIQKALAAGKHVLSEKPIAPDVETAQRLMDYYHGQTKSGVLWGVGENFRFWDPVQKAARILTEMGGSLVTFSVTAYSFTDSKNPFYHTDWRQKPTFQGGYLLDGGVHFAAVLRTLLAALGQRVDVVSAYTTSLQEDLPPLDTVHAILRTNKGGSGTYTSSVGIQAKRGMEFEIVTDKGYVTYRPFQMEILVKQDQGGNWEERSEPAPLMWGVKEEIAAFATSISTGRLDSRLSTTEALEDLKIVEAMLRSGDAQALPVDITSTFRTYSIS; translated from the exons ATGTCGATTGGTGTAGCTCTGCTTGGGGCTGGGATTTTTGCAAAGAAGG AGCACCTTCCGGCCATCGAATCATGTCCATCATTGAGTTTGAAGGCCGTCTACTCGCGATCGCAGACGTCAGCCGAGAGCTTCGCCGCTGCAGCCGGcgaggatattgaagccTACTTTGAGTCGCCTTCTGTTCAATCCAAATCCCTGGATGATCTGTTACAACGTCAAGACATTGTTgccgtcatcatcgccgtTGCGATTACGGCGGCACCGGATCTGATCCAGAAAGCATTGGCCGCAGGAAAACATGTTCTGAGCGAGAAACCAATCGCTCCCGACGTCGAGACAGCCCAGAGGTTGATGGATTACTACCATGGACAGACGAAGAGCGGCGTACTGTGGGGTGTGGGCGAGAATTTCCGATTCTGGGACCCTGTTCAGAAGGCTGCGAGGATCCTCACGGAGATGGGTGGAAGCCTAGTCACCTTTTCGGTGACTGCCTATTCATTCACGGATTCCAAGAACCCCTTCTATCATACCGACTG GCGCCAGAAGCCTACATTCCAGGGAGGGTATTTACTGGATGGTGGGGTGCATTTCGCTGCGGTGTTACGAACGTTGCTAGCTGCTCTCGGTCAAAGGGTAGACGTCGTATCCGCATACACGACGTCTTTGCAAGAGGATCTTCCTCCCCTTGACACTGTTCATGCGATTTTGAGAACCAACAAAGGGGGTAGTGGCACCTACACCTCATCTGTCGGAATCCAAGCCAAGCGTGGTATGGAGTTTGAGATTGTGACCGACAAAGGCTACGTCACATACCGTCCGTtccagatggagatcttgGTCAAACAAGACCAGGGAGGCAACTGGGAGGAACGATCAGAACCGGCACCATTGATGTGGGGTgtgaaggaggagatcgCTGCGTTCGCTACGAGCATCTCTACCGGTAGGCTGGATTCTAGATTGTCAACCACGGAGGCCCTAGAGGATTTGAAGATTGTGGAAGCCATGTTGAGGTCGGGGGATGCACAAGCGCTGCCGGTAGATATCACGTCCACATTCCGAACCTATAGTATATCGTAG
- a CDS encoding fungal specific transcription factor domain-containing protein (predicted protein), which translates to MSYDYTVASMEPGLPPVDELHRLIELFFKVYHPIYPFLDRGMIRLLVSESSDMSQRSARSRRVSKTSRLMLLYLITILGTMAGPTVFQQHLNTYLSYCHTLVGHLILQPSIESVQALLLFSITLRLRDQLSQAWDVLTLAISMSQTLRLAHLSAHLRTIHDKGSGSNMNPMRTWWALYVFEKFLAFDSGRQSTLDDPRLSSVGRQDPTEPMNNEKALVLQDYENFLTSLANVLREMQHRSWHTWRTESLDTTSDADARASKIRTAGAIDTLLWEWRGSLPSEYQVIVLYRNTLLLDWSEVKREVDRYGSGEPWHLRLRNGPQICLEAAKGMTNLQVMVTEADEPSFLVLGTSPLAAAYVLAVHIRRQPATILSRTHFELLSDMALQSSVEFSTDPVENHLTPMTIPNPLESPPLSWGSFDLLSWDWNDLVPQT; encoded by the exons ATGTCGTACGACTACACCGTTGCTTCTATGGAGCCGGGATTGCCGCCCGTAGACGAGCTCCACCGGTTGATCGaactcttcttcaaggtttATCATCCAATCTATCCGTTTCTCGACCGGGGAATGATACGGTTGCTCGTAAGTGAATCATCTGACATGTCACAGCGTAGTGCAAGAAGTCGTAGGGTTAGCAAGACTTCTCGGTTGATGCTCCTTTATCTAATCACGATCTTGGGCACAATGGCAGGCCCAACCGTGTTTCAGCAGCATCTCAACACATATCTAAGTTACTGTCACACGCTCGTGGGTCACCTCATCCTGCAGCCATCAATAGAGTCGGTTCAGGcactcctccttttctcaATCACTCTTCGTCTCCGCGACCAACTATCGCAGGCATGGGATGTGCTCACGCTCGCTATCTCCATGTCGCAGACCTTGAGGCTTGCCCATCTTAGTGCTCACCTGCGAACCATCCATGACAAGGGGTCAGGCAGCAACATGAATCCCATGCGCACATGGTGGGCCCTGTACGTATTTGAGAAATTTCTCGCCTTCGACTCTGGTCGGCAGTCCACCCTGGACGATCCAAGATTATCATCCGTAGGGCGACAAGACCCAACAGAGCCGATGAATAATGAAAAGGCGCTTGTGCTCCAAGATTATGAGAATTTCCTAACCAGCCTGGCCAATGTATTGCGCGAAATGCAACATCGTTCATGGCATACATGGCGGACAGAGAGTCTAGATACAACGAGCGACGCGGATGCCCGTGCGAGCAAGATTCGTACCGCGGGCGCAATCGACACCTTGCTGtgggaatggagaggaagtcTGCCCTCTGAATATCA GGTCATTGTATTGTATCGGAACACTCTTCTGCTGGATTGGAGTGAGGTGAAAAGGGAGGTCGATCGGTATGGATCCGGGGAACCGTGGCATTTACGGCTTCGCAATGGGCCCCAAATATGTCTTGAGGCCGCAAAGGGCATGACAAACTTACAAGTCATGGTGACAGAGGCCGATGAACCCAGCTTTTTGGTCCTAGGCACTTCACCACTGGCAGCGGCCTACGTCTTAGCCGTCCATATTCGTCGCCAGCCAGCCACTATCTTGAGCCGGACGCACTTTGAG CTACTAAGCGATATGGCCCTTCAGTCTTCAGTCGAATTCAGCACGGATCCCGTGGAGAATCATCTTACCCCGATGACCATTCCGAATCCGCTCGAATCTCCCCCACTCTCGTGGGGATCCTTCGACTTGCTGAGTTGGGATTGGAATGACCTCGTTCCGCAGACCTAA